The genomic interval GATGAATTTATGAGTGTTCATCACTTAGGGCGCGTTTTGGTGGCCCGCGTAAGGCtgcataaaaatattgttttgtattaaataaatgcACACTCATGTTTGACACCAAAACCAACACACACATCATTGCATTAAAAAGGTGAACTAATGCGGCAACTGccacttgtttttttttttttctcctcccTTTCGCTTGActttgcttttactttttgaCTTTTGCTTTGacataataatagtaatagtaatagtaataatagtaataatagtaatagtaatagtaatagtaataataataatagtaataataatagtaatagtaatagtaatagtaatactaatagtaatagtaatagtaataatagtaatagtaatagtaataataataataatagtattaataacaataataaaacttttaatttaatataatattgtataatatttttttttatttttacattagaattataaattaataaatatgtaatttattattcaatattattatattatatttttattttacattataatttattataactaataataaatatttaaatttgaataatattaatttaaaattaataataatataaaatatttatataatttaaatatattaatataatataaatattaacataatataatatttaatttaaattaatcacaaaaaattattacaatactGTATAGTACCAAACAttatacattattattataatacaatgctaatgcaatacaatataatataatacaccaacattaaaataatgtaatacaacataatacaatacagtgtgccaaacgcacccttaaaGAATTATGagtatatgaatttttttatgttctaTTCATATATAGAtgcaacatttatttatttatttattctcttgagcttaaatattaattaacataaattttcatgaaaattattaagctATTCAGTATACAACTATATGAACATTCATTTGATCTTTGAAGGTCGTTGATTTGAATGTTTTTCTTAGATGATTCATTGAATTTTATTCAAGAATTTCAACTTCTACCGAAcctattttcctttttagtttcaattaattaatgaaatcaatgcatcctcataaaattaaataatggaATATGAGgaaggaaataatttttaagtatttatgGAAGGGCCTTATTACAGCAGATGTTGAGAAAACGTATAAGTagttttaaattgtatttaccTTGCAGGATTGTTTTATGACAAAGagaagcattatctccagttaTTGTTTTTCGGAACccaacaaagaagaaaatgattttcaatAAGTTCTCTAAAACATTATCATCTTCTcagaattgtttttttttttccactcaTGTAAATTTCACTTTCCACTGTCCCTAAACAAAGAATGaatgaaagaattaaatagTTCAACCGTTAAGCACCTTCATTGTGTTCATACAATTTCCTCCTATCCTCTCCATcttgcaatttaatttaatttaatttttacttttactttttaactataaatggtatgattatttattttgtaataaaaataattcatttaggATATTGGAGAAAATTGATACAGTACGtacattttaaaacttttacatATATAATCATATCTAATGGATAAGGGAATAGAGAGTGTGAGACTTGTGATAAGGTATGTATGGACAAAATTACcctaaagaaaatgaatgaatattgtttctaattcaaaaaattacatatgaaatttgataaaagaaagtTGTAATGATAGGTAGTTTTTTCtacaccaatttttttttccattatttcaatttaatttatcgtGAATATTTGAGTATcaatctttaaaatttaatctattttgaTTCTACTCTcagtatataaaatattttctatttttgaagGAATGTTCTCAAGAGTTCCAACAAAGTCTTAATTTGAAGTTAGCAAATCTTgttgaattggatttgattgTTTTATCACATTATTCAATGAAcccatttgaaaataattaggtgatggtaaaattatgaaaaaaaaatagcattcCTTATTGAGGTGAAATCTTGcttagtccttatattttgagtAAAAGGTCTGTTcagttcttatattttttaaaaatatttcaaaacatctaaattattgacatttttgtcattactttttgttcATGTTAGtttgcttttataatattactctcttacaataatatttctttttttagaatagtaataaaaataaaaaattaaattaccaatttaacccaaaaaaaagaaacaaaaagaatatatatatgaatttttatggAACACTCGGTTGAGAAGTTAATatattagttttcttttattagtgTCAAAAAAAGtggtaatttgattttttacaatattaattttttttacatacgTGAGATTccactaaaattaatataaattatttttattttattttttggaggttaaattggtaatttaattttttattttgtctaaaaaaaagaaacattattgtaagaggataatattgtaaaagcaagttaaaaggaacaaaaagtAACAACAAgcatatcaataatttaacgTTAAGAAtgtttagaaatatttttaaaaatacaaggaCTAAAAGAGCATAGATGTCGTAATATAGGAACTAAGCGAGCTTTTAGTTTCTTATTGTTTTACATTCTCACCTTTATTTGAAGACAATTTGTTGAGAAGACTATTATTTGCAatgaaaaacattttttaatttaggatTTATAGTATAATgcattagtaaaaaaattcacatcaaatatatttattggtCTTGAAAAGCTTGGTGGTGCATTggacttataattttaatgttttatgcACTGATTATTCATTTTCTATGGAGAATTGCATGTGATTTTAGTGGGAGTAATCAATAATGACATAACACAAAAAAGCACGATTTCTTATAACACCGTCAGATTTTTCAGGcctatatataatttaataaaatttatatgctcattgaaaaataaagaaaaaaaggctAAAAAAAATGCTGATTATACAACTACCTTTGTCAATGACATAAGTATTTCGACATTCCAAATAATCAAACTTGCCAACCACATTTAAAAGCCCTGTAAACATTTGGGAACACGCAGTAAGAAAGATGTCGGTGGCACTGATAATCAACCGCAATTTCGTCGCCTAACGGCCCCAGAGATTGCACATTGGTACAGAGCCTCAATATATGGTGCTGTTGATAATTTGGGCAATTTGCCTGCATGTATATGGAGTGATTATAAAGATTACATCCAGTTAATATACGTATAACATGTgtacattaattaaatactacTATAAACTACACGgcgattttttaaaataaatacatatatatcatGCATGCATTAAGCGAGTTTAGACCAACAAAGGTACATTAAAATCTCTCATGTGTatggagaattttttttaattaaaaaagttaatttactTGCACTAGCTCAAAAATTGCCTTGCATTTGGCCCCAAGAGGACTTACAAAACGGGCATTAATGCCACAGAGAACAGACCCAGGAACCTCATAGTGTACGAAAGTGTTAACTCTAACTATGTATGAACATTGTGATCTCAAGCTCTTTTCTAGCTACCGGAAAACTTCGTGCATGCATACAtatatttgttgaattttcGTTGGCCGGGGACTGCCGTCTTCTCACCTGCTATCCAAGCTCTCAAATTTTAGTTGATCACATCTCTCATCTCTTTTGTCATCGttcttttgtaattaatttgattttttttttgtgacaCAGTACACGGTACAGTTTctgttaaagaaaaattattggaGAATTTTGGTATTAAGaggaaatattaaaaatcaagAATAAGTTAGATATTTAaatggtttgaaaaaaaaaccaaaaaaaagagaaaaagaaaaaaaaaactgtttcTTTTAGGTAAACGATCAGAGTTCCAATATCATGATCACCCAATTATGAATTTCCTAACAAAAATTAgcaaataagataaataaaacacCTCTTATGCTCAATGGATCTAACCATCTATCGGGCCTTACATGACAAGATCGTCATTGCCATTTGCCTCCTGTCTTGCCTTCTCCACTGCTACAGTCGTTTTATGATATGTTCTGTCTAAATTACGATGAAGATGACTTAAGCTTAGAACATCATCAATAAGTTTTTGTTACAGCCAAGATGACTTATAAGGACAATTAGAGTATTACACTAGGATAACTCTTATTTAGCTGAATTATGTATAGGTGTAGCGGCACAAAAATTGTGATGTTAGCTTTGAGCTATTACAATCTTGTCTTGGCTAGCTAGTTGATTGACAATATGTCTTCAATTTGATTATGTGACTGGAGTTGCAAGGTGTCTATAGAAACCTAGCTTCTGTTGAAATTAGGTTGGAATATTGCATGCATGTCTCGATGAAATTGATGATACAGCCTTCATGTTTAAGCCTTAGCTTGTCAGTTCATCACGCTATCTTATGTCTTTCCGTGATTTGGTCTCCGAGCTTTTGATACTTATGTGCAGGGTCTCTATGGACTTTGGGCTActcatcataaaaatattaggcttgtctttttcatttagaaaattaggacaatataattaaacacCTTAACGATTTAAGGTCAAATGAACATTGTTTCGACCCTCatctttttaattcatttgtcGTCCttcattgaaatttttatctatCAACTTAGGCTTTAGGTTAAGTGATTTCCCTAACAGTTTTCAAAGAAGAAAGGACTTCATTGGATCTGATTAATGCCAtaagttaattataattatagatAATCTGTTGTCGCATAATTTCACAGGCTGACCTAGCTAGTTTGTTTTGCCTTTCAATAGAAATTCTCACGAGTGGTTCTTGAATGTCTTTAGCCTCTCGAGCAGCACAAGCAATTGACTTGCTTATTTACCAAGCTGAATAACGCTTCACTCCCGGTACAGAAATTattgctttttaattttgacacagtttcaaacataaatttgctttaatttctaaaaaaaaaaaattcttgttctttttcttttaatgaacaaaacaaatatcttttttatgttccaaaaaaaatctacatttttttttgtctgaaccACAAGGTGGTCCTTAGtgggccccaactgtgggaggcacaTTTAAGCtcgtaccacaacccagactaaTTCCCGCTCGCACCGGGTCGGCCCATAAGGGATAAAGTGCTGGCCAAAGTGGTGACTTCGTACAAGAGAGGGACTTGAACCCCTGATCTCTCTTAAGAAGTGAGAGTGCCGAACCACtcacaccaaaaaaaaaaaaaaaatctacatttttaatttaattatttgagcAATTATCATCCAAGCTTTCTATAAGTGGTTATTCCCCATTTATGTAGCATTCAACTTGCAAAAACAAATCCGGAGACTTCATAATCTTGTTGTGGCAGTTTTTCTGTCCTTGTTTTCCGATGCCATCGAGACTTCAGAACTCCTTTTATGCCAGAACTTTTGCTATTATTTTAGCCATTGAAGCTAGCTAGGCTTGAAGCTGCTTAATTCTCAAAATGGTTAATTAATTGGCTGGAAAGTGATTCATGATCGCTGCAACGTTCGCTTTTTTACCATATAATTATGGAATTAGATGGCGCAATTCTCTCCTCTTAATCTCTAGCATGACATTTTATCAGTAGATGTAACATGAGTAGTTGAAGTAgagaatttattaactacAGAAAAGACGAGACAATATATGAAGTAATATTAAACCAAAGTACCTGAAGCATTATATGTTTGCTGAGCCTTCTTCAACCTTGGAATATCATCTTCATAACTGTGTAACTTATGCATGCATAggatattatatattaagcTGAAGCAGTCACAGGGCAACTCTCCTTTGGCATATCAGTGGGATTGGTATAGAATTAACCAATATAATGCTGATTATTGCACCAATAAATCACCATTGCATGCCAAGTAAGAGGTGCCCTAAAACTGCTTTGCTTATGATAACAGTATCagaatatattataacaattaagtttCTCTAATTGCTTCTGAGTCTTACCGTCAACCTTTGGACGAGCTTTATAAGCGCTGCAATTAGCTAGGGTTTTTGCAGCAGGCAGAATAAACCATTAATTGGCATATGCTAGGGATATCCTGTAGAAGCtgctgcttttttttttttttttttggttcggttcgggGGTTGGGGGGTCTACacctcttgattttctttatcCTTTCCAAAGCCAAATGGTcgaaaaaatttcaaagcaaaCATGATGATTAGATTCTCTTGGCTTTCTTTGTCCATGCTCAAGAGGTATAAGATGCAGAAAAAAGGCAGCCTAGAGGAGATGCTCTCGGCAGATGTAGCCCTTCATATGGtgaatttaaataagattattGTATAGCATATTTCATATCATATTCCCTTCACTCTTCTCTTTTGCTTTTTAATGCTTACTTCACTGTTAGCATGTTGAAAGACACACTTTGCTATGATACATACCACTCATTAGTTAGATTTTCAAGTACAAAGAAGATCGCACTTTTATTAAAGATCACACTTTCATTATGAGTTATGATGACTAACAATCACTAAAAATTTCCCAAGTAAAATTGATTTGGTGTCCATTGCCAtgtctttgatgattaaaatcataactcattttcgttttcttttcttgttatattttgaactttcaaactttatttaatgtaacatcacactttaaataaagttttgatCGCCcgtatttagaaaataaaagaaaattataaacataatttGAAAGCAACACGGTAATTCATGGGTAAAACAGAAGTGGTTAAGAGGACGAACgtgattttttaattgaagatATTTACTCTAGAATATTGGAGGCATACAATTAATGgagaggataaaaaaaaaatagaatctTTGTTTTAAGTTTAGTTTTAGTAACATTTTTGTTACAAAGGAATAGCGAAAtttctaatattatattacaaaatacaTATTGATAGGTGTATTAAAAGTCCTATCAAAACTTATATCAATGTGTTAACAGTTAAAACTTAACTCAAAAAGCTCGGCTTAAAACAACCTataaatgaaggaaaaaaaatttactctcATCACTCGAGGAGTGATTGTCAATCACCTTTCAAGTGTCGGTCCAAAAAACTTCAAAGCGGACTACAACCGATTAAAATCggattaagtttttattttggtaaACTAGAAATGGGCTataaaatttccttttttgggTTATCTGACGGGCCAAGGAAGATCCCTAACGAACCCATTAAAGTAGTACATGGGCTTTTTAAAACCTATAAAGCCCAAGGGAGTGCGGACATATTAGTcatttaaacaaaagaaaagtggTAAGCCGAAGACTCGTGAGCAAAATGTTGTATATTATATAAACCCTAAACTTATCATCATCTGATAAAGAAGCTAGGGTTTGGTGCGGCTTGTTGCAGTACAAAGTTGAACACAAAGCTCACCGCCGTCGCCGTCACCATGGGTCGTATGCACAGTCGCGGGTGGGTCTCTTTATTCACTTTTCCTCTACATTCACAAACATATGAATACGTAACCATTTGCAGAATCTGATTAtgtgattcttttttttttgttgttgttcgTCTCAGTAAGGGTATTTCTGCTTCAGCTTTGCCTTACAAGAGAACACCACCAAGTTGGCTCAAGATTTCCAGCCAAGatgtgagttttatttaaattcaattgaactgggattattttattttattttattttattgtgtgtGGGATTGTGAAATTTTGTTATGATGATGGTGTTCTTTGTATATTAGGTTGAGGATAACATCTGTAAGTTTGCAAAGAAGGGCTTGACTCCATCACAGATTGGTGTTATTCTTCGTGACTCTCACGGTATTGCCCAGGTTAAGAGCGTTACTGGAAGCAAGATTTTGCGTATCCTCAAGGCACatggtaaataaaaataaacctacttgttttatgattttgtgtGTGCTTTTAATCCGGTAAAAGTTGCTAGTGTCACTTTCAGTTTCTCAGATTCGAGTTCTGCTTGGATTATTATTTCCGTGATTTCAAAATGGGAATGTTAATCATTTCTGTCTTTAAATTGTTTCATTAATTGATTAACAGTTGTCATTTTTTCCCCTGGAAATTTGCTTTGAAATGATTTTGGTTGTTGATTTTTAGGACTCGCACCTGAAATTCCTGAGGATCTGTACCACCTCATCAAGAAGGCTGTTGCTATTAGGAAGCATTTGGAAAGGAACAGGAAGGACAAGGATTCCAAGTTCCGCTTGATTCTTGTTGAAAGCAGGATTCACAGGCTTGCTCGCTACTACAAGAAAACCAAGAAGCTTCCTCCTGTCTGGAAATAGTAAGCCAAATATTCTGTTGCTGCGACActgcatttttcaaaattttttaaattgatattttagaaTTGTGTGGTTTTGCTTGCTCTCAACAGTATTATATATTGTTTCTAATTGGTTTTGCTTGTGAGTATCTATCTGAATGTTGCTTGTTTGTTTAGTTTGTTGGAATTGATGCTTTGATTAGAAGATGCAATTAAGCTGTTAttaataatctaattatgtATTTGGTTTCTGAAGCTTGTTACCTGTTGTTATgttgttatttctttttctgtgcATTGGAACATGTTGATACGTGTGCAGAGCAATGATGCTAAAATCTATGACACACTTACCTTACATGAGCATTGGTATCCTATTGTCTCCGAGCTTGGTGCAAAAGGATTTCTCATAACCTAACTGCATTTTGAGCTTCTTTATGTATATTGTTTTGGCCtatgttttctttcaaaatgtGTCATGTGTAGGGAAGAAGTGATGTAGTGGTTGAGTTATTACTGTATGGAATTTTCATGTATGGCTGAGTGCACATGCATATGCCTGTACGCAAATGCTCATGTTATCCCTCTTATTGAAGGGTGGTTCCTTGTCCACATGGTTGTAACAAACATGGCATACatgttttgataatttcatGTCTGTATGTAACaatgtttctttttcaaaaattgacCTTTGGCTTTCAATTAAGCTATGAAGCCTGCAGGGTTCCTCGTGATCGGTTCACTTTGTGATAAGTAAATATGCTGACCTAACTATTctgattttaacttttatcaTCAACTCACTGGATCTACCTTTGTCTTGCAGTGAGTCTACTACCGCCAGCACACTTGTGGCTTAGGCTAAGCAAGATGCTAGGCGTTGTTTGTGATACCCTTTGTTGGTATCACAACACTCTTTAAGGAGCCTGATGATTTTATGCTGGATTAGTATAAGTTCAGATGTAAGACCTTTATTCATAGTTTTTTTGGAAAGATTTAGTCTTGGAGAAACAGAAATTTGGaacttgtttttgattttgttgcCTAACGTTTTGTTTCCTTTcgaaattttgtatttttgatGCACTTTATATTCGCTAAGAGATGTTCTGTTTTGAGAGATACATCTGCCGTTGTGCATGAAATAGGTTATTACTTTTTAGTAGTATTATCGAATTGgaagaaataatttaatactttGATAACTATACCAGCCAAAACGGTGCTGATTCAgatatttgaattttcaaaaaggACATTGTTAGAAAGGATCCATTCCTGGTTGTCTCCACTATCAACgcctcaaattttcaaatacgTTCTAGCATGGCATCACTAGAAGTTGAAGAGGAATGGAactggaaataaaataagtaatgcCGTAGCTTAAAAATAGAggatgaataaaaaataaaaacaaataaaggcCATATGAAAAGCCAATTAGGCCGCCTATTTGAGGGAGAATTCTCCTCGTTGtttgaaagtaaatttataattgcgCCGTAAAAACgtttaagaaaaattgaatattaaaaaagattgTTAGATAAAATAGAAGGttgatataatcagattctcCGAGTGTTGCACTGGAATAGAATTGGCTTTGGGCAATCCTGAAGATAgaagattattttatctttgtttAAAAGGCAAAAATGAATGAGCGGTGCGGTTGGGACATGGGCCTTGGGCCTTCGTCAAGCCCATAGCTACTATCCATCTTATGTTCCAGATCAACCACACACCGCAACTCCACAAAGGCGCGCGCATTTTGACAAAAGCGCAATtagagtaaaataaaataaaataaaattaaattaaaaaaaaaagccaaaaaccTGGGCAACGGAATCGAAGagaaattagggtttaagTGAAAATGGTGGTAGGGCTTAGACAATTCACTCAGAGAACAGGCGACGGTGCCGGAGAGCCGATTCTTGATACCGAAAACGGCGAGGAGCTGATACGCGTGCAGCCCTCCGTCTCCATCGTCGTTGGAACCCGCGCTCCGGAGTCTCCCGGCACTCTCTATATCACTTCTAAGTACTCTCTCTTTCACTCTTCTTgcgaattattattatttttttgatagaaaaaaaaataaagattctCTAGTTCACTATTTAATATTCAGAAGGTACCATTTTGCCATGTTGTGCTGaggttttatttaaaaaaggaaaatagagTTTGCAATTTATTGTCTGTTCGGTAAAGTTTTACGAAGTTGTTTCGTTGAATGAAAACcagaaattagttttttttaatcttttttaattatatttttaatattttaaattgtgtGTGTCTGATAGCTTGACTAAATGATTTTGCGTTTTAATTCTCCAAATGCTGTTTTTGAAATTGTATAATAATAGACAGAACTGTGGTGATTGGCTTTTGCAGGCAGGTTGTGTGGTTGAGTGATGTTGATAGAGCTAAAGGTTATGCGGTTGATTTCTTGTCTCTTTCTCTTCATGCTGTGTCGAGGGATCCGGAGGCCTATCCCTCTCCTTGTATTTACACTCAGGTTTTCctgttatttctttttttgttatttgtgtCAATGTACATTGGAATGCCCTATTGCATGAATTATTGTTTACTTGTTTATCTTTCTGTCGAAACTAATTtgcattttatatttgtattctATTGTTATTTTACTCTGGAAAATGATTGGGcacctttaatttattttttcaagttaGTGTGAAAAATTTCTTTGCTTTCGGTGCTGCTATTTCTGATCAatgttttgcttttttttttttttccaaagatTGAGactgaagatgatgatgaagatgtgGATGAGGGGTCAGATAACGAATCTGTTGAAGCTTTAGACTTATCGAAGGTCACGGAGATGAGACTTGTTCCTTCAGATGCTAGCCAATGTAATTTTTCAATCTTGTCTGTGACAGATGAATTCTTTTTGTGGTCTTTATGCTGCTATCTCTATGTTTTCTGGATGCATCTTGCTTGCTATTTAATGTAAAGTATTAACCATAGACCATCGTCTTCATTGGTGTGTTGTAGTGGATAATCTGTTTGAGATTTTTTGCGAGTGTGCCGAGCTCAATCCTGAACCTATAGAAGGTGAGCTTGCTCtcatataaatattacaatagTCAAGtagcaaattttatttattatgtatgTTCATTAGTCGCACACTAATTTCTGCATCTTCATATGCCTTCATcag from Citrus sinensis cultivar Valencia sweet orange chromosome 9, DVS_A1.0, whole genome shotgun sequence carries:
- the LOC102619943 gene encoding 40S ribosomal protein S13 — protein: MGRMHSRGKGISASALPYKRTPPSWLKISSQDVEDNICKFAKKGLTPSQIGVILRDSHGIAQVKSVTGSKILRILKAHGLAPEIPEDLYHLIKKAVAIRKHLERNRKDKDSKFRLILVESRIHRLARYYKKTKKLPPVWKYESTTASTLVA
- the LOC102619652 gene encoding chloride conductance regulatory protein ICln isoform X1 — translated: MVVGLRQFTQRTGDGAGEPILDTENGEELIRVQPSVSIVVGTRAPESPGTLYITSKQVVWLSDVDRAKGYAVDFLSLSLHAVSRDPEAYPSPCIYTQIETEDDDEDVDEGSDNESVEALDLSKVTEMRLVPSDASQLDNLFEIFCECAELNPEPIEEEEEGHNWVFSADQLENEGTGEDPGWHFFQDPTNPIGHSNGDNDLANNVLRLQINDQRFEDAEEMEQENESDHQ
- the LOC102619652 gene encoding chloride conductance regulatory protein ICln isoform X2; this encodes MVVGLRQFTQRTGDGAGEPILDTENGEELIRVQPSVSIVVGTRAPESPGTLYITSKQVVWLSDVDRAKGYAVDFLSLSLHAVSRDPEAYPSPCIYTQIETEDDDEDVDEGSDNESVEALDLSKVTEMRLVPSDASQLDNLFEIFCECAELNPEPIEEEEEGHNWVFSADQLENEGTGEDPGWHFFQDPTNPIGHSNGDNDLANNVLRLQINDQRFEDAEEMEQENESGHQ